A segment of the Arachis hypogaea cultivar Tifrunner chromosome 5, arahy.Tifrunner.gnm2.J5K5, whole genome shotgun sequence genome:
TACTTTAGATACCAtttctatattttatataaaaaagatcATTAGTAtcacaaaaatattatatgtaaataaaaaaataaatcaatatatatttctgtatatttatatgtattatatgtttatttatttttattgtgtattttttaatttaatatatattttatttaagagactaatttaataattgattttgtaCGTGTATGTAgtatattgttattgttgtttattCGAGGTTTTTCATGTCTAGTATCTATtgacataaaatatatatatatatatattgataatgaGATATTCAAAATGTGATTAAAAAgttgttgttaaaattaaaatagatatctATTATTAATCAGTCATatacacattaaaatataaattatatattaaaaatgagttaaattatgtatatattcatacataaatatatgataattaattttaatgtgcaaataatattttttattatcaataataattaagGAGTTATATAAATCTTTCAACCATGATAAAAACTAGTTAATCTTGACTAATTAAGTATCTTAGTTACATATTACAAAACATGCATGTTATATTCATATATAGCTAGTGATGACAATTGACATATAAACAAATCATATTATATATCCACAGTTGAATAATAATGAAGCAGATGCTTTGCTTTAATTAGAATTAAATGTAAACTAACCTCTCTCTACAATTGATGTGGAGATGGACAAGACAAATGTTAAACAtctcaatcaaattaaatatcaatctttctttaatttctacaaGCAGGTTACTAGCTACTTACTAAAATCTATCTCAATTCTCAACTacacttctcttctcttttatctAAAGAAGTTTTGGGACCACTAAATGATGTTGATTAAACGAACCTTTCTTTTTCTCACCCCTGAAACTCAAAGTTATCCTTTGCATAATAATATCTAAAATCCTCTCCATTTTTCTTATTAACTACACACCTATATATATCTACCCTTATGAAATGATTCAGtaaaaagtcatatatattatTGGATCAGTAATCAAAATGTCACCTTCCTAGCTAGAACTACTGTATAATAATTACAGTAGTTTGCTTCAATAATTAAAATAGCTAGTctttattcaattaaaaaaaagtactaattaattaagttatGGCTTTAgctaaaaaaattatctatataAGAACACTGGttaagaaaatatatattttcttttggtatatttaatatattaaaaatataaaaaagtatcTAATAATTTGTCTACaatctataataaaaaaaatttaaaatatttttacggTCATCATTATTAGCAAGATCCTTTAAGTTGAAACAATGAACGACTTTTTCATGTTCTGGCTAACGAGCAGCAAGTAGTTAGGCATACATATTGTGTCAATTCTCTAGCtatcaaatattaataatttatttatttgtatcttCATTAttcatttaatattaaattacttATATGCTAAGAAAATTCCAATCATCGATCATAACTACTTGGGCTTCAGTATGAGCTTTGCCTTTACTAGCTTCTTTGCCATACCTAACTCATTACATACATGAGGCAAATGTGGTTGCCCTTCAATTGCAACTAACCCTATACATACCTATATATATGGTGCTTATTACAATAATTTAACAAGTTTTTTTCACTCAAAATATACCcatatataaaaagtaaaatataaattacaCAAAAAGTGGGTATGAAATAAAATCAtacatatattataataataattttatgaaCAACACCATACAAAATATCATGCATGACATTTTGCTCTCATCATCACCATTACATATCTAATAATAAGCAGAGACataaaaattgtatatatttgacagataaaatataaataaacatattatattttaaaatattaattagtatattttgcatcttttttatacaaaaatagtcagcaatttaatttatcttttttttgttatcattctcaattttttgtaactacattttttaaaaattttatgtaaaaaaataaaaataaattaaaattttttataatttattttattttatatttaatttattattaaatataatataaaatattaatttttatatttctattttttatatcttattctcTTCATGTTCTCCAAACCAATTATGCATATATTCCTTCTTCTGTATCTATCATTTATATGTGGTTGTAACACTTAACCAATTCTCCACTCCCAACTCCTTCCAACCCTAGTTAATTACTTgaagaacaaattaaaataaaaccctTCATACGAAGGAAAGTACGGAATTTCAACTGAAAGTAATAAGGCTATTGGGTGATTCATCAAAACAACTCGTATATTAATTGGTTCATTATATTGGCCTCACGTGGATAGCCCTCTTCTCAATCAATCCTCATCTTTCAACGATAACTGCTACATACATTTGCATACCAATAAAATAAActagataaaaaaagaaaaaaaggttggTTTCACAATCCAAAAAATAGGtttttttacctttttaattattatatatataatcaaatatttatatttttatgactttaaaattaaaaaagcatataaaatatttttaatttcctaATAATTTACTAATAATGAGCTAGGGCATGGCAGCCATAACTACCATACCATGCATGTTGATATTACACGGCACAATATTAGTACATAGATTTATGAATTATGAATAATTATGTTAATTAAAAAGAGTAAAATGTGAATGGAGGATGCGACGGATAGAGTCATACATACAGATATGCTTACTGAAAGAGGGGGCGCACATACACACAgtattattgttaaaaaatatatattaataataacacaTGCCTTGAGTTAAATGGGGGTCGGTTTTGGCATTAAATGTTAGCTACCAACAACTAGCTGTATCCATTAATTGCTCCATAAAATGGCTCAACCTTCAGCACCTCAtcatcttcctctctctctctctagttaATTATAGTGCTTCattcatattcatattcatattcGCATACCATAAACTAAACCCTTTTTGCATGGGACATCATCTCACTTAAACCCTTCATCGCTTCCTACTCAGTCAAAGCTTCTCAACACACAACTTTCTCATTCACCCTCACAAAACTCATGTTACTCCTTTTAGGTCTATAAACACAAACATACACTTGTAATTACCCTTTTGTCCTTTTTCTTTTGCCTCTATATTATATGCAGTTTCTGATCAATCGAAAGTAACTAGTGAAGTGGTTATGGAGATAGAGGCAAGTAAACCTTcggggaataataataataataacaatggaGGAGGGGTGGTTCCGGCGTTGAGTCCTCTGAGTGAGACTCTTTGGAGGGAGAAGACGGACACGGAGTTCATTGGAGACGTATCGGCCAGGCTGACGTGGAAGGATCTGACGGTTATGGTCACTCTCAGCAACGGAGAGACGCAAAATGTTCTAGAAGGTTTAACGGGTTATGCTGAGCCTGGAACCTTCACTGCACTCATGGGCCCCTCCGGCTCCGGAAAATCCACTCTCCTCGACGCTCTTTCCAGTCGCCTTGCCGCCAATGCCTTCCTCTCCGGCACCATCCTCCTCAACGGTCGCAAAGCCAAGCTCTCCTTCGGCACCGCCGTAACTATATTTCTATTATCacacttatatatattttttctattttatattagaATCTTAATtcattcttttaatattttaaatattagaaaaaagaATTAAAACATATATTTCAATTATTACACGGCAAATACTCAATTGTTCTTTAAATTATTACTTACCGTAACCAAAAAAAGGCTTGTTTCGTTAGTCTTATACTACTAATCGTAAGTAATAATACTTGTCTTTTGTCATCTTTTATGGTTTAGATTTTGTTAGGTATTGAACTTTGagatgaactttttgttagatttaaTCCATATCTATCTATATACCTAATAACCAACGAGCATATAATAAATTTTGACATGTGAGTTGGGTTAATTAGTTGGAACtttattagtaattattatttgaaCTTGGAATGATTAGGCTTACGTGACACAAGATGACAACTTAATTGGGACCCTAACAGTAAGAGAGACGATATCATATTCAGCAAGGCTGCGGTTGCCAGATAAGATGGCAAGGTCGGACAAAAGAGCATTGGTTGAGAGCACGATAGTGGCGATGGGGCTTCAAGATTGCGCTGACACAGTGATAGGGAACTGGCACCTGCGTGGGATCAGTGGTGGGGAGAAGAGAAGGGTTAGCATTGCATTGGAAATATTGATGAGGCCTAGGTTGCTCTTCCTTGATGAACCTACTAGTGGCTTAGACAGGTAGTTGGATTTCACTTTAACTGCATTTATTTTCTTTGTCCATCTGTCTATTTCTTCCTTCACAACTATTTTATGCTACAAATAATATTACTCatcaaatatacattaaaaaaattaaattacacatataatatttttatagaaaCATTTTTAAGTGTTGTATGTGTCcagaaaaaatacattttttctaaaattattattattatgttaaaataaaatttgtgcTTTTTATTATATGTGtttgtatgtttttattttaagatatttATCAATCTGGAAAAAACATTGTAATTATAACACTTAATATGTGGTCTATGTCTCTTTGAATACTAAAGCTTTAATTTGCAGTTAACTAGAGGGTTTGTTGGGAGGTTTAGGATGGGGAGATAATTAATGTAGTTGGGTTGACTAAGATACACTCCTGTAAGAGTTGAACTGGAAAGCATCAGGACAAaaactattatttaatatatatattgaaaaataaaaaatagatactcATTAGGAAGATGTAGTTGAAGATCCGTAGCTACTACTTTATTTCGTATTCTTCTTGTCCTGTTTCTATATTAGGTTATTTATTTAAACACAGGATTTCCTATTCTTGCAGAAAAGATAAAGTTGATGCAATAAATAATTAAAGgctcattttaatatttttctgcaTCATCATATCATCTATTATATATATGAAGTCACGATTAAATAGGCACATATGACATATTATAAATTCGTAAAATTGACCGTTGTCAACTAAATCATCTGACACTTCAATGATTTCTATGGGTTTATCAATTTAGTATCTGTATTTGTTATAACCACAAAaccataataatattaattaagtggaaaaaatatagtaaactaatttttatatattaattaattttaatatttaaaatttataattaaaaaattatgatttagaatttagtttaagataaacaaaataattaaaaaaataattaatattaactgaAAAAAGTTGATTATTTAAGATTACTCTAATTTCAAAAGTTTTATAGCCACAGTAATTATAGACATAGTagcatgcataaaaaaaaaatttctatatgTTCTCTGTTTTGATTTTCTCTTCTAAGTTTGTATAGATTTTCTTATCCCAATTAAAATTTTACATGTGTTGTTGTTGCAGTGCTTCGGCTTTCTTTGTGACTCAGACACTGCGTGCATTGGCAAGAGATGGAAGAACAGTAATAGCTTCCATTCATCAACCAAGCAGTGAAGTGTTTGAACTCTTTGATCAATTGTACTTGCTCTCTGGTGGCAAAACTGTTTACTTTGGCCAAGCGTCTGAGGCATACGAGGTACCAAtctaccaataataataatactatttctaaattcttaaaattattcatttttatttgattgattctGAGCATTATTATGCTGCATGGTTTCAACAGTTCTTTGCACAAGCTGGTTTTCCATGCCCTGCTTTGAGGAATCCATCAGATCATTTCCTTAGATGCATCAACTCTGACTTTGACAAAGTCAAATCAACTCTTAAGGGGTCCATGAAACTCAGGGTACTATTATTCTACTCATCTTTATGCATGTCATAATCTTGACTATTGCAACATTTTAGTTTCATTCTTTTTAAGATTGTGGTTATGATCAGTCCCTATTTATGACAATTATGAGTTTATATATGTTCCTTTGCTAAAATGTTTTAACTTTGTTATCTCAGTTTGAGGGAAGTGATGATCCCTTGGATAAGATCACTACTGCTGAAGCTATCAGGACTCTTATTGATTACTACCGCACTTCTCAGCATTCTTATGCTGCAATACAGAAAGTGGATGAGATATCCAAAGTTGTAAGTACAGAAAGtacataaattttgtttttaaaacagtATCCAAACACAGCCTTATTGCTATTGATATCAACTGCACCAAACTTAGCACTATGCAAATgagtaatctttttttttttttttctgcagaaAGGAACAGTGCTTGATGCAGGGGGAAGCCAAGCTAGCTTCTTAATGCAGTCTTACACGTTAACAAAGCGCTCCTTCATCAACATGTCTAGGGACTTTGGTTACTATTGGCTTAGGCTTGTGATCTACATTGTGGTCACTATCTGCATTGGAACCATTTATTTGAACGTGGGAACAGGCTACAATTCAATTCTGGTACTTGGTTTCTTTAGATTTG
Coding sequences within it:
- the LOC112801741 gene encoding ABC transporter G family member 11; this encodes MEIEASKPSGNNNNNNNGGGVVPALSPLSETLWREKTDTEFIGDVSARLTWKDLTVMVTLSNGETQNVLEGLTGYAEPGTFTALMGPSGSGKSTLLDALSSRLAANAFLSGTILLNGRKAKLSFGTAAYVTQDDNLIGTLTVRETISYSARLRLPDKMARSDKRALVESTIVAMGLQDCADTVIGNWHLRGISGGEKRRVSIALEILMRPRLLFLDEPTSGLDSASAFFVTQTLRALARDGRTVIASIHQPSSEVFELFDQLYLLSGGKTVYFGQASEAYEFFAQAGFPCPALRNPSDHFLRCINSDFDKVKSTLKGSMKLRFEGSDDPLDKITTAEAIRTLIDYYRTSQHSYAAIQKVDEISKVKGTVLDAGGSQASFLMQSYTLTKRSFINMSRDFGYYWLRLVIYIVVTICIGTIYLNVGTGYNSILARGSCASFVFGFVTFMSIGGFPSFVEDMKVFQRERLNGHYGVTAFVISNTLSAMPFLILITFLSGTICYFMVRLHPGFWHYLFFVLCLYASVTVVESLMMAIASIVPNFLMGIIIGAGIQGIFMLVSGYFRLPHDIPKPVWRYPMSYISFHFWALQGQYQNDLTGLIFDNQTPDLPKIPGEYILENVFQIDVNRSKWIDLSVIFSMIIIYRIIFFIMIKINEDVTPWVRGYIARRRMQQKSGTQNTTIAPDVLAHSPSLRAYVSTQRRNGTSKS